One window of Ignavibacteriales bacterium genomic DNA carries:
- a CDS encoding ATP-grasp domain-containing protein, whose amino-acid sequence MIDRKAKILICYNEPIKLFINYLGKEIHSSEEDVDTSESELANHISEVITSLQVFYDNIEVLTVNQNIESFLAKIKHYQPDVIFNFVESVNGISHYEAYIAGLYDVIGIDYTGNTPICLATCLDKSRTKQILKSFDIKVPNYYVAALGEKLASEKFQLKFPVILKLLKEDASIGISEFSVVNSLDETNNRLKFLFKTYKQDVLIEEYINGRELNVAILGEETLPISEIDFTGLPKDFPKIVTYEGKWSPKSVYFKFTNPICPAIIDDDLKNKIEATAKKVFQVMNCRDYARVDMRISKSGVPYVIEVNPNPDLSSDAGFARAAAATGISYPELLKTVLNFAFERRLIDSKIKV is encoded by the coding sequence ATGATAGATAGAAAAGCAAAAATATTAATCTGCTATAATGAACCAATAAAGTTGTTCATCAACTATCTTGGTAAAGAAATTCATTCCTCGGAGGAAGATGTTGATACATCAGAAAGTGAATTGGCAAACCATATAAGCGAAGTTATAACCAGTTTGCAAGTCTTCTACGACAATATTGAAGTATTGACAGTTAATCAGAATATTGAATCCTTTCTTGCCAAAATTAAACATTACCAACCCGATGTAATATTTAATTTTGTTGAATCAGTTAATGGAATTTCTCATTACGAAGCTTACATTGCCGGCTTATATGATGTTATTGGGATTGATTACACTGGCAATACACCAATTTGCCTAGCAACTTGTTTAGATAAATCCAGGACAAAACAAATTTTGAAATCGTTCGATATAAAAGTGCCAAACTATTATGTTGCTGCGCTGGGTGAAAAACTTGCAAGCGAAAAATTTCAATTAAAATTTCCGGTTATCTTAAAACTGCTAAAGGAAGATGCAAGTATTGGCATTTCGGAATTTTCAGTCGTCAATTCTTTAGATGAAACAAACAACAGGTTAAAATTCCTTTTTAAAACTTACAAGCAAGATGTATTGATAGAAGAATACATTAACGGAAGAGAATTAAACGTTGCAATTCTTGGAGAGGAAACTTTACCAATCTCAGAAATTGATTTTACAGGTTTACCCAAAGATTTTCCCAAAATAGTTACTTACGAAGGTAAGTGGTCCCCAAAGAGTGTTTATTTTAAATTTACTAATCCAATTTGTCCGGCAATTATTGATGATGACCTGAAGAATAAAATTGAAGCAACAGCTAAAAAAGTATTCCAGGTTATGAATTGCCGTGATTATGCCCGTGTTGATATGCGTATTAGTAAAAGCGGTGTGCCATATGTAATTGAAGTAAATCCAAATCCAGATCTTTCATCTGATGCCGGATTTGCTAGAGCCGCTGCCGCAACAGGAATTAGTTATCCTGAATTACTAAAAACAGTTTTAAATTTTGCATTTGAACGGAGATTAATTGATTCGAAAATTAAAGTCTGA
- the recG gene encoding ATP-dependent DNA helicase RecG, which produces MVNTESNILLNSVKYLKSVGPKKAESFGKIGIETVKDLLFYFPTKYLDRTNILTTTKVYGHLINGYEGEVTIIGKVVDKEVIRYGRKEILKVQVRDASGFFECVWFQGVRFFQNVFNEGEQYAIAGKPVLTKYGNLEFVHPDFDRITETESQQFLNTGKIIPFYRVSKELRSTKIGDLSLRKIISNAVEKYSGFLTETLPADIIEEENLLGIIDAIRNAHFPENYDKLNLALTRFKFEELFYIETLVALRKRNYKEKIAGHSMKIKSKLIPDFLKTIPFELTKAQLKALSDIRKDMESPKPMNRLLQGDVGSGKTIVALIAMLIAKDNGFQSAIMAPTEVLALQHFKTISSFLKNFDIKIGLLIGGQKKSAKQKNLKIKELSESDIIIGTHALFEGDVSFNRLGLAIIDEQHRFGVVQRSKLIKKGVSPDVIIMTATPIPRTLSMTVYGDLDVSVIDEMPRDRKPVKTFLRGESKLPQIFKFIIDKSKQGYKSFIIYPLVQESEKLELKAAVTNYETLKNTFLKDVDVGMIHGQMSIQEKEEAMQRFSADALKVLVATTVIEVGIDIPDANIIIINDAHRFGLSQLHQLRGRVGRSEKQAYCILITKDEFAEKISSKNLQLEFLSPALLEKNKTAARIQSMVKYNSGFDIAEIDLKLRGPGDIFGIKQSGFPELKYADIISDMDLLIKAKEKAFSIIAQDPRLILPSHKIIRDNLLTSYKENINYSKIA; this is translated from the coding sequence AACCGTCAAAGATCTTCTTTTTTATTTCCCAACAAAATATTTAGATAGAACAAACATACTTACTACTACAAAAGTTTATGGTCATTTGATTAACGGTTATGAAGGTGAGGTTACTATTATAGGTAAAGTAGTTGATAAAGAAGTGATCAGATACGGACGAAAAGAAATTCTTAAAGTTCAGGTTAGAGATGCATCCGGATTTTTTGAGTGTGTTTGGTTCCAGGGAGTTAGATTCTTTCAAAATGTATTTAACGAAGGTGAACAGTATGCTATCGCTGGCAAACCCGTTTTAACTAAATATGGAAATCTTGAATTCGTTCACCCTGATTTTGATAGAATTACCGAAACTGAATCTCAGCAATTTCTAAACACAGGAAAGATAATTCCATTTTACAGAGTCTCCAAAGAATTGCGTTCCACTAAGATTGGTGATCTTAGTTTAAGAAAAATTATAAGCAATGCGGTGGAAAAGTATTCCGGATTCCTAACCGAAACTTTACCGGCTGATATAATCGAAGAAGAGAATCTTCTTGGAATTATTGATGCAATAAGAAATGCTCACTTTCCGGAAAATTACGATAAACTTAATTTAGCTTTAACCCGGTTCAAGTTTGAAGAACTTTTTTACATTGAAACATTGGTTGCTCTGCGAAAAAGGAACTATAAAGAAAAAATTGCCGGACATTCAATGAAAATCAAAAGTAAATTAATCCCCGATTTTCTTAAAACGATTCCATTCGAGTTAACAAAAGCTCAGTTAAAAGCTCTTTCAGATATTCGCAAAGATATGGAAAGCCCAAAACCAATGAACAGATTGCTACAAGGTGATGTTGGAAGCGGGAAGACGATTGTTGCATTAATTGCAATGCTTATTGCTAAAGATAATGGATTTCAATCGGCAATTATGGCTCCCACAGAAGTACTTGCGCTCCAGCATTTCAAAACAATTAGCAGCTTTCTAAAAAATTTTGATATTAAAATTGGTTTGTTAATTGGCGGACAAAAAAAATCAGCAAAACAAAAAAATCTGAAAATTAAAGAGTTAAGTGAAAGCGATATAATTATTGGCACTCACGCTCTTTTTGAAGGAGATGTTTCTTTTAACCGGTTAGGATTAGCAATAATTGATGAGCAGCATCGATTCGGTGTTGTTCAACGATCAAAATTAATTAAGAAGGGTGTATCGCCCGATGTCATTATAATGACGGCAACTCCAATCCCACGCACTTTATCAATGACTGTTTATGGAGATCTTGATGTTTCAGTTATTGACGAAATGCCAAGAGACAGGAAACCGGTTAAAACTTTTCTCCGTGGAGAGAGCAAACTGCCTCAGATATTTAAATTCATAATTGATAAATCAAAGCAAGGTTACAAATCCTTTATAATTTATCCATTAGTACAGGAATCGGAAAAGCTGGAACTTAAAGCTGCAGTAACTAATTATGAAACACTAAAAAACACTTTCCTTAAAGATGTTGATGTAGGAATGATTCATGGTCAGATGTCCATTCAGGAAAAAGAGGAGGCGATGCAAAGATTTTCTGCTGACGCCTTAAAGGTTCTGGTTGCAACAACTGTAATTGAAGTTGGGATTGATATTCCTGATGCAAACATTATTATAATAAATGATGCACATCGGTTTGGTTTATCGCAACTTCATCAATTAAGAGGAAGAGTTGGAAGAAGTGAAAAGCAGGCGTACTGCATTCTTATTACCAAAGATGAATTTGCAGAAAAAATATCTTCCAAAAATCTGCAATTAGAATTTCTTTCTCCGGCTTTATTAGAAAAAAACAAAACTGCTGCTCGAATTCAGTCGATGGTTAAATACAATAGCGGTTTTGATATTGCTGAGATTGATCTTAAGCTACGCGGACCCGGTGATATTTTTGGAATAAAGCAAAGCGGTTTCCCAGAATTGAAATATGCAGACATCATTTCAGACATGGATTTGTTAATCAAAGCAAAGGAAAAAGCATTTAGCATCATTGCGCAGGATCCCAGGTTGATTTTACCTTCTCACAAAATCATCCGCGATAACTTACTTACATCTTACAAAGAAAATATTAACTACTCTAAGATCGCTTAA
- a CDS encoding thioredoxin family protein: MKTFCFLLLLVFVALIPAQQKYKIIIDEKSEKQMLVGEISRSAFQDTSYSWWFNSEYENYNPSKIILDSISNKIKDVDITVILGTWCSDSRREVPRLFKILDSLGYPSNKVKLIAVDRNKKDLSGETDSLLIELVPTFIFYREGKELGRIVEAPAESLEKDINKIVWKD; encoded by the coding sequence ATGAAAACATTTTGCTTTTTGCTTCTTCTGGTTTTTGTGGCTTTAATTCCCGCCCAGCAAAAATATAAAATTATTATTGACGAAAAATCTGAAAAGCAAATGCTGGTTGGAGAAATTTCCCGTTCAGCATTTCAGGATACCAGCTATTCCTGGTGGTTTAATTCAGAATATGAAAATTATAATCCATCCAAAATAATATTAGACAGCATTTCTAATAAAATTAAAGATGTTGATATTACAGTTATTTTAGGCACCTGGTGCAGCGATAGCCGGCGCGAGGTACCACGATTATTTAAAATCCTGGATTCTCTTGGTTATCCATCCAACAAAGTTAAATTGATTGCTGTAGATAGAAATAAAAAAGATTTGAGCGGTGAAACAGATAGTTTATTAATTGAATTGGTGCCGACATTTATTTTCTACCGTGAAGGAAAAGAGTTGGGTAGAATAGTTGAAGCTCCTGCTGAATCTTTGGAGAAGGATATAAATAAAATTGTCTGGAAGGATTAA
- a CDS encoding HD domain-containing protein: MKKSSLNDSQLLERRKKRDVYPRTEYFRDHTAIIHSMPFRRLKHKTQVFFSPQNDHVCTRIEHVLHVASIAASICKGLNSSNNGWNLNEELAYAIGLGHDLGHAPFGHSGEKVLNRLMGDGNSFIHEVNGYRVVEYLANNGEGLNLTYAVKDGIICHCGEKFEREISPRSEYINLDEITDRKYYPVTYEGCIVRLSDKIAYFGRDIEDAYLAKFFELKDIPKRIQNELGKTNGEIINTLVLDLIKTSTDKESIQFSDAKHSLIMELKDFNYSRIYSHPDIVKWRNDGERIIEYLFEYFKNLFDRNGFDGRKYNIKQSKKIDLSFCNYLQKMKSFYKKEETSTTKIISDYVSGMTDEYALRCMQQLLIPEPINF, encoded by the coding sequence ATGAAGAAAAGTTCATTAAATGATTCGCAACTATTAGAACGTAGAAAAAAGAGAGATGTATATCCAAGAACAGAATACTTCCGAGACCATACCGCTATTATTCATTCAATGCCATTCAGAAGATTAAAGCACAAAACACAAGTATTTTTCTCACCTCAAAACGATCATGTTTGTACAAGAATTGAACATGTTTTACATGTTGCTTCAATCGCAGCCTCAATTTGTAAAGGTCTAAATTCTTCAAACAATGGATGGAATCTAAACGAAGAATTAGCTTATGCAATTGGCTTAGGTCATGATTTAGGACACGCGCCATTCGGTCATTCTGGTGAAAAGGTTTTGAACAGACTAATGGGTGATGGCAATTCATTTATCCATGAAGTCAATGGTTATCGTGTTGTTGAATACTTAGCAAACAATGGTGAAGGATTAAATCTTACTTATGCAGTTAAAGATGGCATAATATGTCATTGCGGTGAAAAGTTCGAAAGGGAAATATCTCCAAGATCAGAATACATTAATTTGGATGAAATTACAGATAGAAAATATTATCCAGTTACATATGAAGGATGTATTGTTAGATTAAGCGATAAGATAGCATATTTTGGTCGTGATATTGAAGATGCTTATTTAGCAAAATTTTTTGAATTAAAAGACATTCCCAAAAGGATTCAAAATGAATTGGGGAAAACCAACGGTGAGATTATTAACACCTTAGTTCTAGATTTAATTAAAACATCTACCGATAAAGAAAGTATTCAATTTTCTGATGCAAAACACAGCTTGATAATGGAACTCAAGGATTTCAATTATTCAAGAATATATTCTCACCCTGATATTGTGAAATGGAGAAATGATGGAGAGAGAATCATTGAATATCTTTTTGAATATTTTAAAAATTTATTTGATCGAAATGGATTCGATGGAAGAAAATATAATATCAAACAATCAAAAAAAATTGATTTATCGTTTTGTAACTATCTTCAAAAAATGAAATCATTTTATAAAAAAGAAGAGACATCAACTACCAAGATTATCTCAGATTATGTTTCTGGAATGACTGATGAATATGCTTTAAGATGTATGCAACAATTACTTATACCAGAGCCAATAAATTTTTAA
- a CDS encoding KamA family radical SAM protein, with protein sequence MELWQEMLRQSIHTVDQLVDKFNLDRKIAEQLDVFFQARINPYYLGLIKYPGDPIWQQCVPSQVELEDLDASEDPLNEDAMSPVPNITHRYPDRVLFLVTSQCGMYCRFCTRKRKVGNSDKISMKGLEAAFKYIEAHSEIRDVILSGGDPLMLTDCMLEKILARLRQIPHLEIIRIGTKMPCVLPQRITPKLCNMIKKYHPVYVNTHFNHPWEITPESKKACEMLADAGCPVGNQTVLMKGVNDNPAIIKELMQKLLAMRVKPYYLYMADETKGANHFRTSIRTGIEIMENLRGHTSGLAIPYFVIDAPGGGGKIPILPEYVLHHDEEKIILRNYKGEIFMYEDIVGKKEKLQRLVVNKKNGNGNGNGKHLKEIKKLVPEEFPDMVLSEN encoded by the coding sequence ATGGAACTTTGGCAAGAAATGCTCAGGCAGAGCATTCACACAGTTGATCAGCTTGTTGATAAATTCAACCTTGATCGGAAAATCGCCGAGCAGCTCGACGTTTTTTTTCAGGCGAGAATTAATCCTTACTACTTAGGCTTGATCAAATATCCAGGCGATCCAATTTGGCAGCAATGTGTTCCAAGCCAGGTTGAATTGGAAGATTTGGATGCAAGCGAAGATCCCCTTAATGAAGATGCGATGAGTCCGGTTCCAAACATTACGCATCGGTATCCTGATCGCGTTTTATTTTTAGTTACAAGTCAATGTGGAATGTACTGCAGATTTTGCACCCGCAAAAGAAAAGTGGGAAACTCAGATAAAATTTCTATGAAGGGTTTGGAAGCCGCATTTAAATACATAGAAGCTCATAGTGAAATAAGAGATGTAATACTATCCGGTGGCGATCCCCTGATGTTAACCGATTGCATGCTGGAAAAAATTCTTGCACGGCTTCGGCAAATTCCTCACCTGGAAATTATTCGCATTGGGACAAAAATGCCCTGCGTTCTGCCGCAACGGATTACACCTAAACTTTGTAACATGATAAAAAAATATCATCCGGTTTATGTGAACACTCATTTTAATCATCCCTGGGAAATTACTCCGGAAAGCAAAAAAGCTTGCGAAATGCTTGCTGATGCCGGCTGTCCTGTTGGCAATCAAACCGTGTTGATGAAAGGTGTGAATGATAATCCCGCAATCATCAAAGAGTTGATGCAAAAACTTCTTGCTATGCGTGTAAAACCATATTACCTCTATATGGCTGATGAAACTAAAGGCGCTAACCATTTTAGAACTTCTATCCGTACCGGAATTGAAATTATGGAAAACCTGCGCGGGCATACAAGCGGGTTGGCAATTCCATATTTTGTTATTGATGCTCCGGGCGGCGGTGGAAAGATTCCAATCTTACCAGAATACGTTTTACATCATGATGAAGAAAAGATTATACTGCGCAACTACAAGGGTGAAATATTTATGTATGAAGACATTGTAGGTAAGAAAGAAAAGTTGCAAAGGTTAGTTGTAAATAAAAAGAATGGAAATGGCAACGGAAATGGTAAACATTTGAAGGAAATTAAAAAACTTGTTCCTGAAGAATTTCCTGATATGGTTCTAAGCGAAAATTAA
- a CDS encoding GNAT family N-acetyltransferase, with the protein MIRKLKSDDRSQIENLLAHTNNFNKVECEIAMELIDIALLQPGQEDYNIFVYDEDGKVLGYHCTGKRALTDGVFDLYWIVVDPEKKNKGIGSQLLKHAEDLVANKGGRWLLAETSSKESYLATRDFYQRKKYSIVAQINDFYSLNDSLIIFGKYFK; encoded by the coding sequence TTGATTCGAAAATTAAAGTCTGACGATCGAAGTCAAATTGAAAATTTACTTGCGCACACAAACAACTTTAATAAAGTTGAATGCGAAATTGCAATGGAATTAATAGACATTGCATTACTACAACCCGGGCAGGAAGATTATAACATCTTTGTTTATGACGAGGATGGAAAAGTTTTAGGTTATCATTGCACTGGTAAAAGAGCACTTACAGATGGAGTGTTTGATCTTTACTGGATTGTTGTTGATCCGGAAAAGAAAAACAAAGGTATTGGAAGCCAGCTATTAAAGCATGCGGAGGATTTAGTAGCAAATAAAGGTGGAAGATGGTTACTCGCAGAAACTTCATCTAAAGAAAGTTATCTTGCAACCAGAGATTTTTATCAGAGGAAAAAATATTCAATCGTTGCACAGATAAATGATTTTTATTCTTTGAATGATAGCTTAATAATTTTCGGAAAGTACTTTAAATAA
- a CDS encoding ATP-grasp domain-containing protein, with the protein MLTFNVRPEEDSSTENLASSEIVSSKSNSSQTTPRKFNDVYAEWDTFETINAVRSALAINHNVTLVEADENAYEKIKSNKPDIVFNVAEGMHSISREAQIPAMLDMLQVPYTGSDPLTLVTCLDKARTKEILSYHKIKNAKFITASSKNDLLNFDLKFPIIIKPIGEGSSKGIFNNSFIANITDLAIAVEKNYEIYKQPSLIEEFLPGREFTVAMIGNDGDASALPIIEINFDTLPESLIPIYSYEAKWIVDRRENPLQIFSCPAKVDFELETKIKDIALKTYKVLNCKDWSRIDVRLDSQGEPNIIEVNPLPGILPDPKDNSCFPKAARAYGWDYNQMINSVLYISAKRHKLI; encoded by the coding sequence GTGCTTACATTTAATGTAAGACCGGAAGAAGATTCATCAACTGAAAATCTGGCTTCCTCCGAAATAGTCTCCTCAAAATCAAACTCATCACAAACTACTCCAAGAAAATTCAATGATGTGTATGCTGAATGGGATACTTTTGAAACTATTAATGCTGTTAGAAGCGCTTTAGCAATAAATCATAATGTAACGCTGGTAGAAGCAGATGAAAATGCTTATGAAAAAATTAAATCTAACAAACCGGATATTGTATTTAATGTTGCTGAAGGAATGCACAGCATTAGCAGAGAAGCTCAAATACCGGCGATGCTGGATATGCTTCAAGTTCCCTATACAGGGTCTGATCCTTTAACACTTGTTACTTGTTTAGACAAAGCCCGCACAAAAGAAATTCTATCTTATCACAAAATTAAAAACGCAAAGTTCATCACTGCTTCAAGCAAAAACGATTTACTAAACTTCGATCTAAAATTTCCGATTATTATTAAACCGATTGGTGAAGGATCGAGTAAAGGAATTTTCAACAATTCATTTATTGCCAACATAACTGATTTGGCAATTGCAGTTGAAAAGAATTATGAAATTTATAAACAGCCATCTTTAATTGAAGAGTTTTTACCTGGAAGAGAATTTACTGTTGCTATGATTGGGAATGATGGAGATGCTTCAGCACTTCCGATTATAGAAATAAATTTTGATACTCTTCCGGAAAGTTTAATTCCAATTTATTCATATGAAGCAAAATGGATTGTTGACCGCAGAGAAAATCCGTTGCAAATTTTTTCTTGCCCAGCTAAAGTGGATTTTGAATTGGAAACAAAAATTAAGGACATTGCGCTAAAGACATACAAAGTTTTAAATTGCAAAGATTGGAGCAGGATTGACGTACGTTTGGATTCGCAGGGTGAACCAAATATTATTGAGGTGAATCCACTGCCAGGAATCCTTCCGGATCCAAAAGATAATTCCTGTTTTCCCAAAGCAGCACGTGCTTACGGCTGGGATTACAATCAAATGATTAATTCTGTTCTTTACATTTCAGCAAAAAGGCATAAACTTATATGA
- a CDS encoding NAD(+)/NADH kinase, whose product MTIGIIPNTSKENIVEVVSTFTSRLKEFGFDFILCKALQQLDVESYAHLKNALYKPIDEIFKHSDLVVSIGGDGTMLTTAHHALEYGTPILGLNFGKLGFLAEFEMNKLDLLLTELKNNEYSVEERIVLEGDCLKCHQKKFFSINDIVIDKGGWPKMIEISIRVDDNYVTTFSADGLILATPTGSTGYSLSTGGPVVDQKADVITLCPISPHTLTMRPIVLASHQKIYLTVSSHHTEVNINCDGQRVHSNPPPLDLVVYKSTKKVKLIRTNSINYFKILREKLFWGMDVRKNSSEK is encoded by the coding sequence ATGACTATCGGAATTATCCCAAATACAAGCAAAGAAAATATTGTTGAAGTTGTTTCAACATTTACAAGCCGTTTGAAAGAATTTGGTTTTGATTTTATTTTATGCAAAGCCTTGCAGCAGCTTGATGTTGAATCTTACGCTCATCTTAAAAATGCCCTTTACAAACCAATTGATGAAATTTTCAAACACAGTGACTTAGTAGTTTCTATCGGTGGCGATGGTACAATGTTAACAACCGCCCATCATGCATTGGAGTATGGCACGCCAATTCTTGGTCTTAACTTCGGTAAGCTTGGCTTTTTGGCTGAGTTTGAAATGAACAAATTGGATTTACTGCTTACTGAATTGAAGAACAACGAATATTCCGTTGAAGAACGAATTGTACTTGAAGGAGATTGTCTAAAATGTCATCAGAAAAAGTTTTTTTCAATCAATGATATTGTTATTGATAAAGGTGGCTGGCCTAAGATGATTGAAATTTCCATTCGTGTTGATGATAATTATGTTACAACTTTTTCAGCAGATGGTTTGATCCTGGCAACACCAACTGGTTCAACTGGTTATTCCTTATCAACAGGCGGACCTGTTGTTGATCAGAAAGCCGATGTAATCACACTCTGCCCAATTTCTCCGCACACACTTACAATGCGACCAATAGTTCTTGCAAGCCACCAAAAAATATATCTTACAGTTAGTTCGCATCATACAGAAGTAAATATTAATTGTGATGGACAGAGAGTTCACAGCAATCCACCACCATTGGATTTGGTTGTGTATAAAAGCACTAAAAAAGTAAAGTTGATACGAACCAATTCAATTAACTATTTCAAAATCCTAAGAGAGAAACTCTTTTGGGGAATGGATGTTAGAAAAAATTCTTCCGAGAAATAA